One region of Serinus canaria isolate serCan28SL12 chromosome 25, serCan2020, whole genome shotgun sequence genomic DNA includes:
- the LOC108963888 gene encoding olfactory receptor 14A16-like, translating into MSNSSSISHFLLLALADTQQLQLLHFCLLLAISLAALLGNGLIISAVACGHHLHTPMFFFLLNLALPDLGSLCTTVPKAMHNSLWDTRNISYTGCAAQLFFFLFFISAEFSLLTIMCYDRYVSICKPLHYGTLLGSRACAHMAAAAWASAFLCSLLHTVNTFSLPLCHGNALCQFFCEIPQILKLSCSKSYLREFWLISVSVCLVFGCFVFIVFSYVQIFRAVLRIPSEQGRHNAFSTCLPHLAVVSLSVSTVIFAYLKPPSMSSPSLDLALSVLYSVVPPALNPIIYSLRNQELKAAVRRLMTGCLLKAVSACPALQHIHTHTQPGVICNL; encoded by the exons atgtccaacagcagctccatcagccacttcctcctgctggcactggcagacacgcagcagctgcagctcctgcacttctgcctcttgctggccatctccctggctgccctcctgggcaacggcctcatcatcagcgccgtagcctgcggccaccacctgcacacgcccatgttcttcttcctgctcaacctggccctcCCTGACCTGGGCTCCctctgcaccactgtccccaaagccatgcacaattccctctgggacaccaggaacATCTCCtacacaggatgtgctgcacagctctttttctttctgttcttcatctcagcagagttttccctcctgaccatcatgtgctacgaccgctacgtgtccatctgcaaacccctgcactacgggaccctcctgggcagcagagcttgtgcccacatggcagcagctgcctgggccagtgcctttctctgttcactgctgcacacagtcaatacattttccctgcctctgtgccatggcaatgccctgtgccagttcttctgtgaaatccccCAGATCctcaagctctcctgctccaaatcCTACCTCAGGGAATTTTGGCTCATTTCTGTTAGTGTCTGTTTGGtatttggttgttttgtgttcattgttttctcctatgtgcagatcttcagggctgtgctgaggatcccctctgagcagggacggcacaatgccttttccacctgcctccctcatCTGGCCGTGGTCTCCCTGTCCGTGAGCACTGTTATATTTGCCTATCTGAAGCCCCCCTCCatgtcctccccatccctggatctggccctgtcagttctgtactcggtggtgcctccagccctgaaccccatcatctacagcctgaggaaccaggagctcaaggctgctgtgaggagaCTGATGACTGGATGCTT gcttaaggCTGTGTCTGCTtgtcctgccctccagcacatccacactcacacccagcctggtgtcATCTGCAATTTGTGA